A region of Chitinophagales bacterium DNA encodes the following proteins:
- a CDS encoding NADH-quinone oxidoreductase subunit J gives MLTSSFYFLSFITIFFAIMVVTARNPIHSVLYLVLTFFGISANYILLLDAPFIGIVNLIVYAGAIMVLFLYVLMMMNLNADAEPKKPKPFIFAGIITGAMLLLILGAALKQAHLSVMHQSGISQIGTIQTLGKVLYTDYILPFEVASVLFLVSMVGAVLLGKRDSSSQTIGHEEISYKRDNSSNSSNSQKTREVIHR, from the coding sequence ATGCTCACCTCCTCCTTTTATTTTTTATCCTTTATTACCATATTTTTTGCCATCATGGTGGTAACAGCAAGAAACCCTATCCACAGTGTACTTTATCTCGTGCTTACCTTTTTCGGGATTTCTGCCAACTATATTCTTTTGCTGGATGCGCCTTTCATCGGCATCGTAAACCTGATAGTATATGCCGGTGCAATCATGGTATTGTTTTTATACGTGCTTATGATGATGAACCTGAATGCAGATGCAGAGCCGAAAAAGCCCAAGCCCTTTATTTTTGCTGGTATAATTACAGGAGCCATGCTCTTACTGATTCTTGGTGCGGCATTAAAGCAGGCGCATTTATCTGTGATGCATCAATCCGGCATTAGTCAGATAGGTACTATTCAAACACTGGGTAAGGTGCTGTATACCGATTACATTTTACCTTTTGAGGTAGCATCTGTTCTGTTCCTGGTTTCGATGGTTGGCGCCGTGTTGCTGGGAAAGCGGGACAGCTCTTCCCAAACTATAGGTCACGAAGAAATAAGTTATAAAAGAGATAATAGTAGTAATAGTAGTAATAGTCAAAAAACAAGAGAAGTTATACACCGGTAG
- the nuoH gene encoding NADH-quinone oxidoreductase subunit NuoH → MDFFSLIPTVVLIVILFGVTMLIALYSTFAERKVAAFMQDRLGPNRAGPGGIFQPLADGLKMFTKEEFIPIASNKFLFVMGPCVAMIAALMTGVVIPWGGMISFNNKSYALQIVDLDIGILYIFAVVSIGIYGIMIGGWASNNKFSLMGAIRASSQIISYELSMGLAIIALIMTTGTLSLHQIVQQQHGFHWNIFYQPVGFLIFLICAFAETNRTPFDLPECETELVGGFHTEYSSMKLGFYLFSEYINMFISGAVMSTLYFGGYNFPFMDNLLQATGSQNLVTIIGTGFLFMKIFFFIFFFMWVRWTIPRFRYDQLMNLGWKGLIPLGIFWIVATAAGLLFFRN, encoded by the coding sequence ATGGATTTTTTTAGTTTGATCCCTACTGTTGTTTTAATAGTCATTCTTTTTGGAGTAACAATGCTTATAGCATTGTATTCCACGTTCGCTGAAAGAAAAGTAGCGGCCTTCATGCAGGATCGCCTTGGTCCGAACCGTGCAGGTCCGGGAGGTATTTTTCAGCCTCTGGCAGACGGATTAAAAATGTTCACCAAGGAAGAATTTATCCCTATTGCTTCCAATAAGTTTCTATTTGTAATGGGCCCTTGCGTGGCCATGATCGCAGCCCTGATGACTGGTGTTGTAATTCCCTGGGGCGGTATGATTTCCTTTAATAACAAAAGCTATGCCCTGCAGATTGTCGATCTCGACATCGGCATCCTGTACATATTCGCAGTAGTTTCTATAGGAATTTATGGAATCATGATTGGCGGCTGGGCTTCGAATAATAAGTTTTCACTGATGGGTGCAATCAGGGCTTCCTCCCAAATTATCAGTTATGAGCTCAGTATGGGTCTTGCCATTATTGCGCTCATAATGACTACCGGCACACTTAGTCTTCATCAGATTGTTCAGCAGCAGCATGGCTTCCACTGGAATATCTTTTATCAGCCCGTTGGCTTCCTGATTTTTCTTATTTGCGCCTTCGCGGAAACAAATAGAACTCCCTTTGACCTTCCTGAATGTGAAACGGAGCTGGTTGGCGGTTTTCATACCGAATACAGTTCTATGAAACTTGGTTTCTATCTCTTTTCGGAATATATAAACATGTTTATCTCGGGAGCTGTAATGAGCACTTTATATTTTGGTGGCTATAATTTTCCTTTCATGGACAATCTGCTGCAAGCTACCGGATCACAAAACCTGGTAACGATTATTGGAACGGGTTTTCTTTTTATGAAGATTTTCTTTTTCATCTTTTTCTTTATGTGGGTGCGGTGGACCATACCCAGGTTTCGTTACGACCAGTTAATGAATCTGGGCTGGAAAGGTTTAATACCGCTTGGGATTTTCTGGATTGTTGCCACTGCAGCAGGGCTTTTATTTTTTAGGAATTAA
- a CDS encoding four helix bundle protein: MEDIKYRAYRFAVRVIKYLREQDWTKRMNEPLFRQLLRSSTSIRANRAEGRSWKPEWEIMKYYRIALRSVKETKYLVMSIT, encoded by the coding sequence GTGGAAGATATTAAGTATCGTGCTTATAGATTCGCAGTAAGAGTAATTAAATATTTAAGGGAACAGGATTGGACAAAACGTATGAATGAGCCGCTTTTCCGGCAACTACTGCGATCTTCAACATCAATCCGAGCGAACAGAGCAGAAGGTAGATCATGGAAACCCGAATGGGAGATAATGAAATATTATCGAATTGCTTTAAGATCAGTTAAGGAAACTAAATATCTGGTTATGTCTATTACGTGA
- a CDS encoding NADH-quinone oxidoreductase subunit C — MVDNERVLEKLKSAFGELIHSPEEPWQLLTIRTDPLHITPIIEFLSKDEELAFTFLTDLCGIHWPYRNEKFEVVYHLHSFINNIRLRIKVAIPGDQPRIPTMTNLFLAANWMERETFDFYGIIFVGHPNLVRILNVDEMTIFPLRKEYPLEDNTREDKNDEMFGRDPKLIQAGI; from the coding sequence ATGGTTGATAATGAGCGGGTTCTGGAAAAACTAAAATCTGCATTTGGTGAATTGATACATTCTCCGGAAGAACCGTGGCAATTGCTTACTATCCGAACTGATCCACTGCACATTACTCCTATTATAGAATTTTTGAGCAAAGATGAAGAGCTTGCCTTTACATTTCTTACTGACTTATGCGGTATTCACTGGCCGTATCGCAACGAAAAATTTGAAGTAGTTTACCATCTTCATAGCTTCATCAATAACATTAGATTGAGAATAAAAGTGGCAATTCCAGGAGATCAACCAAGAATCCCTACAATGACTAACTTATTTCTAGCTGCTAACTGGATGGAACGGGAAACATTTGATTTCTATGGGATCATCTTCGTAGGACACCCTAACCTTGTGCGAATATTGAATGTGGATGAAATGACCATTTTTCCCCTTAGAAAGGAATATCCGTTAGAAGATAATACCCGGGAAGATAAAAATGATGAAATGTTTGGAAGAGATCCGAAATTAATACAAGCTGGTATATAA
- the nuoK gene encoding NADH-quinone oxidoreductase subunit NuoK: MPEIFRTVPIEHFVWLTTVLFVIGVVGVITRRNTIIIFMSIELMLNAVNLLLVTFSAYHHDPAGQIFVFFIMAVAAAEVAVGLAIITMIYRNTHSVDINEMSRMKG, from the coding sequence ATGCCTGAAATATTCAGAACGGTCCCAATAGAACACTTTGTCTGGCTGACAACGGTATTATTTGTAATAGGAGTAGTTGGAGTTATCACCCGCCGGAATACGATCATCATTTTTATGAGCATAGAGCTGATGCTGAATGCAGTGAACCTGCTGCTTGTTACTTTTTCAGCATACCATCACGACCCGGCAGGACAGATCTTTGTTTTTTTCATTATGGCAGTAGCAGCGGCCGAAGTAGCAGTAGGGCTTGCTATTATCACGATGATCTACAGGAATACGCATTCGGTAGATATTAATGAAATGAGCCGGATGAAGGGTTGA
- a CDS encoding NADH-quinone oxidoreductase subunit D, translating to MNREKEHIQLPDQDLEKETVTLNLGPTHPATHGVFQNVIEMDGERIVSGYSTIGYIHRAFEKIAEHRPYYQITPLTDRLNYCSSPINNIGWHLTVEKLLGIKTPKRVDYLRVIIMELARIGDHLICNSILGVDTGAYSGFLYLMQFREKIYEIWEEVCGARLTTNIGRVGGFERDFNDIAFRKLEIFLREYPKALKEFENLFTRNRIFIERTVDAGPISAERALNYGFTGPNLRAAGIDYDVRVMNPYSSYEDFDFTVPVGTKGDTYDRFLVRNEEMWQSLNIINQALQKLDQLEDKTSFHADVPQYYLPDKEEVYHNMEALIYHFKIVMGEIDAPRGEIYHAVEGGNGELGFYLISEGGRTPYRLHFRRPCFIFYQAYTEMIKGQLLSDAIVTLSSLNVIAGELDA from the coding sequence GTGAACAGAGAGAAAGAGCACATACAATTACCAGATCAGGATCTTGAAAAAGAAACGGTCACCCTCAATTTGGGACCTACTCATCCTGCAACGCACGGGGTATTTCAAAACGTAATTGAAATGGATGGGGAACGGATTGTGAGTGGGTATTCCACCATCGGTTATATCCATCGGGCGTTTGAAAAAATTGCAGAGCACCGTCCCTATTACCAGATTACCCCGCTTACAGATCGACTCAATTATTGCTCTTCGCCAATTAACAACATAGGCTGGCATTTGACAGTAGAAAAACTGCTTGGCATTAAAACTCCGAAACGGGTAGATTACCTCCGTGTAATAATTATGGAATTAGCCCGCATAGGGGATCACCTGATCTGTAATTCTATACTGGGAGTCGACACAGGTGCTTATTCGGGATTTTTATACCTGATGCAGTTCAGGGAAAAAATTTATGAAATATGGGAAGAAGTTTGCGGGGCGCGATTAACTACTAACATTGGTAGAGTAGGTGGATTCGAACGCGATTTTAATGACATTGCTTTTCGCAAGCTGGAAATTTTTTTAAGGGAATATCCAAAAGCATTAAAGGAGTTTGAAAACCTTTTTACCAGGAACAGGATATTTATAGAGCGTACGGTTGATGCGGGACCGATCAGCGCCGAGCGTGCTCTCAATTACGGTTTTACCGGCCCGAATCTTCGTGCTGCGGGAATTGATTATGATGTTCGTGTAATGAATCCTTATTCCTCTTATGAAGATTTTGATTTCACAGTGCCTGTGGGGACGAAAGGGGATACTTACGACCGTTTCCTGGTTCGTAATGAGGAGATGTGGCAATCACTTAATATTATAAACCAGGCATTGCAAAAGCTGGATCAGCTTGAAGATAAGACCTCCTTTCATGCCGATGTACCTCAATATTATCTACCCGATAAAGAAGAGGTGTATCACAATATGGAAGCGCTGATATATCATTTTAAAATAGTAATGGGTGAAATAGATGCTCCCCGCGGTGAAATATACCATGCTGTAGAAGGAGGAAATGGAGAATTAGGATTTTACCTGATCAGTGAAGGCGGACGAACACCATACCGGCTGCATTTTCGCCGCCCTTGCTTTATTTTTTACCAGGCTTATACAGAAATGATTAAGGGCCAGCTGCTTTCTGATGCCATCGTTACTTTAAGCAGCCTGAACGTGATAGCCGGTGAACTCGACGCTTAA
- a CDS encoding NADH-quinone oxidoreductase subunit I, with translation MQPLTSKRKVLEQKKLTLAERLYLPAITQGLGITLKHFFKKKATIQYPEEMRSVPPVYRGLHVLKRDENGAERCTACGLCALACPAEAITMEAGERRQGEENLYREEKFAVKYEINMLRCIFCGFCEDACPKEAVFLETTFAPANFDRNDFIYGKDRLVEGFKREEIVPPVVRTLAEANL, from the coding sequence ATGCAACCATTAACCAGTAAACGTAAGGTGCTCGAGCAAAAGAAACTGACGCTGGCAGAGCGGCTGTACCTGCCTGCCATCACACAGGGGCTCGGAATTACACTGAAACATTTTTTTAAAAAAAAGGCCACCATTCAATACCCGGAAGAAATGCGGTCGGTGCCGCCGGTATACCGTGGCCTGCATGTACTGAAGCGTGATGAAAATGGTGCAGAGCGCTGCACCGCTTGCGGCTTGTGTGCGCTTGCTTGTCCTGCCGAAGCCATTACTATGGAGGCCGGAGAACGGAGACAGGGAGAAGAAAACCTTTATCGTGAAGAGAAGTTCGCAGTGAAGTATGAGATCAATATGCTTCGTTGCATCTTCTGTGGTTTTTGCGAAGATGCCTGTCCGAAAGAAGCAGTTTTTTTAGAAACAACCTTTGCACCTGCAAACTTCGATCGTAATGATTTTATTTATGGAAAAGATCGTTTGGTAGAAGGCTTTAAGCGGGAAGAAATTGTTCCTCCTGTTGTGAGGACGCTCGCAGAGGCGAATCTTTAA
- a CDS encoding NAD(P)H-dependent oxidoreductase subunit E, producing the protein MLSIKTGQKQEFSSQALQHANEIIGRYPEGKQKSAILPILHLAQDEFGNWLSAEVMDYVAGLLKIQPIEVYEVATFYSMYNLKPVGRFLLEICHTGPCEIRGAEKLIDTLKNKLGIEVGETTADGLFTLKRVECLAACGYAPMLQCGEHFHEFLDSEEKVDRLLEELRNRAAANN; encoded by the coding sequence ATGCTTTCAATAAAAACAGGACAAAAGCAGGAGTTTTCTTCTCAGGCACTGCAGCATGCTAATGAAATAATTGGCCGTTATCCTGAAGGAAAACAGAAATCTGCCATCCTTCCAATCCTTCATTTGGCGCAGGATGAGTTTGGGAATTGGTTAAGCGCTGAAGTAATGGATTACGTTGCCGGCTTATTAAAAATTCAACCGATAGAGGTATATGAAGTGGCAACCTTTTATTCTATGTATAACCTGAAGCCCGTTGGAAGATTTTTGCTTGAAATTTGTCATACCGGTCCTTGTGAAATTCGCGGAGCAGAAAAACTGATCGATACGCTGAAGAATAAATTAGGAATCGAGGTTGGCGAAACAACAGCGGATGGATTATTTACTTTAAAAAGAGTGGAATGCCTTGCTGCATGCGGATACGCGCCAATGCTGCAATGCGGTGAACATTTTCATGAGTTTTTAGATTCTGAAGAAAAGGTTGATCGGTTGCTCGAAGAGCTTAGAAATAGAGCAGCAGCAAACAATTAA
- the nuoF gene encoding NADH-quinone oxidoreductase subunit NuoF — protein sequence MAKKFLLDKIDVPGINTFEVYKANGGYASVEKALKEMAPADVIEEVKKSGLRGRGGAGFPTGMKWSFLDKKSGRPKYLVCNADESEPGTFKDRFLMERIPHMLIEGMIISSFALEANLSFIYIRGEFRWIIKILEQAIAEAKQAGFLGQNILGKGYNLEIVVHPGAGAYICGEETALLESLEGKRGLPRIKPPFPAVFGLYGMPTVVNNVESIATVPCIIQMGGEEYAKTGTPKSTGTKLISSCGNINKPGVYEIEFGLTVEEFIFSDEYCGGIANGKKMKAVVAGGSSVPILPSELILKTAAGEKRLMSYESMSDGGFITGTMLGSGGFIVYDEDQCIVRNTWNFTRFYHHESCGQCSPCREGTGWMERILHKLEFGHGQLSDIDLLWDVQRKIEGNTICPLGDAAAWPVASAIRHFKDEFEWHVLNPEECQKRNYGIKEEVLSQKRGRY from the coding sequence ATGGCAAAAAAATTTCTTCTCGATAAGATAGATGTACCTGGAATAAACACTTTTGAAGTATATAAAGCCAATGGCGGCTATGCTTCTGTTGAAAAAGCTTTGAAAGAAATGGCTCCGGCTGATGTTATAGAAGAAGTTAAAAAATCAGGGTTACGAGGAAGAGGAGGTGCAGGATTTCCTACAGGAATGAAGTGGAGCTTCCTCGATAAAAAATCAGGTCGGCCAAAATATCTGGTATGTAACGCCGATGAAAGCGAACCCGGCACTTTTAAAGACCGCTTCCTCATGGAGCGCATTCCTCATATGCTGATTGAAGGAATGATCATATCAAGTTTTGCCCTGGAAGCGAACCTCTCTTTTATTTATATCCGCGGGGAATTCCGGTGGATCATCAAAATATTGGAACAGGCAATTGCAGAAGCAAAACAGGCTGGTTTCCTAGGACAGAATATTTTGGGGAAAGGATACAACCTGGAGATTGTAGTCCATCCCGGTGCCGGCGCATACATTTGTGGTGAAGAAACAGCGCTGCTCGAGTCTCTCGAAGGCAAGCGCGGACTTCCCCGGATCAAGCCACCTTTTCCTGCAGTTTTTGGCTTGTATGGAATGCCAACTGTGGTGAATAATGTGGAAAGTATTGCAACGGTGCCTTGTATTATTCAAATGGGAGGCGAAGAATATGCTAAAACCGGCACTCCGAAAAGTACAGGAACCAAATTAATCTCTTCGTGCGGAAATATAAATAAGCCCGGTGTGTATGAGATCGAATTCGGTCTTACTGTTGAAGAATTTATTTTTTCAGATGAATACTGCGGCGGAATCGCAAATGGAAAAAAGATGAAAGCTGTAGTTGCCGGCGGTTCTTCAGTTCCAATTCTTCCCTCAGAATTAATTTTAAAAACTGCAGCAGGAGAAAAAAGATTGATGAGCTATGAATCGATGAGCGATGGAGGCTTCATTACCGGTACTATGCTGGGTTCGGGAGGATTTATAGTGTATGATGAAGACCAGTGTATAGTGCGCAACACCTGGAATTTCACAAGGTTTTATCACCATGAAAGCTGCGGTCAGTGTTCTCCGTGCCGTGAAGGAACAGGTTGGATGGAGCGTATTCTCCACAAATTAGAATTTGGTCATGGGCAATTGAGTGATATCGATTTGTTGTGGGATGTTCAGAGAAAAATAGAGGGTAATACTATTTGTCCGCTCGGTGATGCTGCAGCATGGCCTGTAGCTTCGGCTATCCGACATTTCAAAGACGAATTTGAATGGCATGTTTTAAATCCCGAAGAATGTCAGAAAAGGAATTATGGAATCAAAGAAGAAGTTTTAAGCCAAAAGCGTGGAAGATATTAA
- a CDS encoding (2Fe-2S)-binding protein, which translates to MIKITIDTRTVEVEEGTTILNAARKIGGEIVPPAMCYYTSLKGSGGKCRACLVKVAQGSSKDPRPMPKLVASCCTPAQDGMVVQNITSPEVIEARRGIVEMLLINHPLDCPICDQAGECDLQNFAFEHGLQKTRSEFHRREFDPIDIGPHIKLHMTRCILCYRCTMVADQLTDERVHGILWRGEASEISTYIQKAVENDFSGNVIDVCPVGALTDRHFRFRNRVWFLNPMSAHRNCPRCTGKVVLWMRGDEIYRVTARKDEYGEVREFICNECRWDHYDVKDWTVEGPREFEKWSVITANKYAKESVELPDELYSKNENAKWDTFEGVT; encoded by the coding sequence ATGATCAAAATCACTATAGACACCCGAACGGTTGAAGTAGAGGAAGGAACCACCATTTTAAACGCTGCCCGTAAGATCGGTGGTGAGATTGTTCCTCCTGCAATGTGCTACTACACTTCATTAAAGGGTAGTGGCGGAAAGTGCCGTGCATGCCTGGTGAAAGTTGCACAGGGATCATCCAAAGATCCCAGGCCAATGCCAAAATTAGTAGCCTCGTGTTGCACCCCAGCCCAGGATGGTATGGTAGTTCAAAACATTACTTCTCCGGAAGTGATTGAAGCGAGGCGTGGTATTGTTGAGATGCTTCTTATTAACCATCCCCTTGATTGCCCCATTTGTGACCAGGCTGGTGAATGCGATCTGCAGAACTTTGCCTTCGAGCATGGCTTACAGAAAACCAGAAGCGAATTTCACCGCAGGGAATTTGATCCCATTGATATCGGGCCGCACATTAAGCTGCACATGACCCGGTGCATCCTGTGTTACCGGTGTACTATGGTGGCCGATCAGCTTACAGATGAAAGAGTACACGGAATATTGTGGCGCGGAGAAGCTTCTGAAATTTCGACCTACATTCAAAAAGCGGTTGAAAATGATTTCTCTGGAAACGTGATTGATGTTTGTCCTGTCGGTGCACTTACTGACCGGCATTTCCGTTTCAGAAACCGGGTATGGTTTTTAAACCCGATGAGCGCCCATCGTAATTGTCCCAGGTGCACCGGAAAGGTGGTATTGTGGATGCGGGGTGATGAAATTTATCGGGTAACTGCCAGAAAGGATGAATATGGAGAAGTACGCGAATTTATTTGCAATGAATGCCGCTGGGATCATTACGATGTAAAAGACTGGACTGTGGAAGGCCCGCGGGAATTTGAAAAATGGTCGGTTATTACAGCTAATAAATATGCTAAAGAATCCGTTGAATTGCCGGATGAATTGTATTCTAAAAATGAAAATGCAAAATGGGATACCTTTGAAGGAGTGACATAA